TAGTATTCAGTTTGTTTATACCGATGGAAGGAAGCAACAAGTGGAAACAGCCCAAAGCAATGAAGAAAGCATTGTGGTGACTAATGGTTTAGAGGCCGGACAAGAGGTTTATCTCTATCCTCCTGAAGGAGCTGAAGATTGGAAAATAGAAGCGCTTACATCAAAGCTAAATGACTAATCAGTTTCAAAGGAAAAGGAGAAAATTGTGAAATTAAAATTAGATAAATATTTTCTGAGTCTTCAGATTGCCATTGGAGCCGTTTTTGATAATAAGGTGCGTTCTATGTTGACGGCTTTAGGTATCATTTTTGGCGTGGCAGCAGTAATTTCTATGTTGGCTATTGGTAATGGAGCTAAGAAAGAAGTGCTCGATCAAATGAAGCTGGTGGGCGTTAATAATATTGTGATTACTCCGGTGGAAAGTGACGATAATTCTTCCAGTTCTGAGGAGTCTGATGAAGAAGGAACCGAAGCTGAGGAAGAAAAGAGTAAGGAGAAACTTTCTCGAGGTTTAACTTTAGAGGAGGCTTATTCCATTAAAAAAATGATACCAGGAGTGGAACGAGTAAGCCCAGAAGTTATCAATCAAACCCGTATTATTTATAATGATAGGGGGGTTAAAGGAACTTTTACTGGAGTTACTGTTGATTATTTTGATATCTATAGTTTAGAGTTAGAGCAAGGAAGTTATTTTAGTGATTTCCATTATAAGCATGCCAAGCAAGTATGTGTAATAGGGCACAATATAAAAAGTAGATTATTCCCCACAGAAGATGCTCTTGGAAAGCAGATAAAATGTGGTGATGTTTGGTTGACCATAGTTGGAGTGCTAAGAAGTCATGGTAGTGGAGGCGAGCAACTGTCAGAGTTGAAATTGAGTGATTTTGATATGAATGTTTATGCACCTCTAGAAACGGTTTTAATTAGATATAATGATCGTTCTATCGTGACTAAAAAATCACTAAAGGGAAGAGGTCGTAGATCAGATAATTCTTCTACTGAAACCAATAGAAACCAACTCGACAAGTTGGTGGTTCAGGTAACTGATACAGATAAGCTAAAAACTACAGCTGCTGTTTTAAATAAAATGCTCCTTCGTCGTCATGCAGGTGCCAAAGACTTTCAAATCACGGTTCCAGAGTTATTATTGAAGCAAGAACAGAAAACCCGTTCCATCTTCAATCTAGTTTTAGGAGCTATTGCGAGCATTTCTTTGATAGTTGGAGGGATTGGTATCATGAACATCATGCTGGCCTCTGTGATGGAGAGAATCAGAGAGATTGGAGTTCGACGAGCCATAGGAGCCACTCAAAAAGATATTGTTTTCCAGTTCTTAAGCGAAGCCACCATTATTTCAGTAACAGGTGGAATTATTGGTATTGTTCTAGGTTTGGTTATAGCTCAATTGATAACCCAGTTTACCGAAATCCCAACTATTGTTAGTGGATTTTCCATCCTTATTTCTTTTGGTGTGAGTGCAGGTATTGGCGTTATCTTTGGATATATGCCAGCCCAAAAAGCTGCAGAGAAAGATCCAGTTTCTAGTTTAAGACACGAATAGTAATTCCCTATTTTAAAATTATTCAGCATGAAAAAATATATATTCTTTGTATTGAGTTTTGCCTTTGCGTTTTCAAGCCAGGCACAAGATAAAATATTGACTCTCGAAAATGTATTAAATATTGCAAAGGAGCAGTCGCCAGCAGCACAAATAGCTAAACATAGCTTTAGAGCCAGCTATTGGCAATATCGATTTTATAAAGCCGAGCAATTACCTACTTTAGATTTTGATGGTGTTATTCCAAATATTCAGAATCGAATCTCCCAAGAAACAACAGCTGGAGTATCCTATTATGCCAAACAAAATAGTATTTTATATCGTGGTGGATTAAGTTTAAATCAAGCGATTCCTTGGACAGGTGGTAATGTATTTGTAAGCTCAGGTTTAGAGCATACCATTAATTATTTGACAGATACTACAACGCGTCAGTATTTGTCTACACCCATCAATATTGGTCTCAATCAACCCTTATTTCAATTTAATCAATATAAATGGGATCGAAAGATTGAACCCATTAAGTATGAAGTAGCCAAGAAAAAGTATCTGGAAGCCGTAGAAGGCGTTTCTATAGATGCTATCACCTATTTCTTTAGGCTTTTAACCGCTCAAGTAGATTATAAGATAGCAGAAATCAATGTGATGAATTATGATACCCTTTATAAAGTTGCAAAAGGAAGATATAATTTGGGTAGGATAGGTGAAGATGAAGTTTTACAGATGGAATTGAGTTTGCTGAAGTCACA
Above is a window of Lentimicrobium sp. L6 DNA encoding:
- a CDS encoding ABC transporter permease; amino-acid sequence: MKLKLDKYFLSLQIAIGAVFDNKVRSMLTALGIIFGVAAVISMLAIGNGAKKEVLDQMKLVGVNNIVITPVESDDNSSSSEESDEEGTEAEEEKSKEKLSRGLTLEEAYSIKKMIPGVERVSPEVINQTRIIYNDRGVKGTFTGVTVDYFDIYSLELEQGSYFSDFHYKHAKQVCVIGHNIKSRLFPTEDALGKQIKCGDVWLTIVGVLRSHGSGGEQLSELKLSDFDMNVYAPLETVLIRYNDRSIVTKKSLKGRGRRSDNSSTETNRNQLDKLVVQVTDTDKLKTTAAVLNKMLLRRHAGAKDFQITVPELLLKQEQKTRSIFNLVLGAIASISLIVGGIGIMNIMLASVMERIREIGVRRAIGATQKDIVFQFLSEATIISVTGGIIGIVLGLVIAQLITQFTEIPTIVSGFSILISFGVSAGIGVIFGYMPAQKAAEKDPVSSLRHE